The Cynocephalus volans isolate mCynVol1 chromosome 1, mCynVol1.pri, whole genome shotgun sequence region TTGTTAAAATACTATTAATTCCCCAATCAAGGGAGACCACACAAATGTTATCCACACTTTACAGTAAAGAACTCTGAGTGGCTGGTGTCTTTTGGTTAGTGTAACCATTACACAACAGTATGTGCTTATCACCCAGTAGTAGtattcagcctcaaaaaatagtatttattctCCACATAGAAGAGTTCTCACAGCAGCACACTGttacaaaaagaccaaaaagaatttttttattgctttacaAGCCAGCAACGAACACACTGAATAATTATAacatgacactttttttttttttttttttttagcagctggcctatacggggatctgaacctgtcatcttggtgttataaggctacactctaaccaactgagctaactggccagctccttaAACGTGACACTTCTAATTCTCAAACGGAATTATAAGACCAGAATGTCCTCTTCAACGTAaattacatttgttaaaactgaaATCCACAAATTCTGGCAAAAACTTTAATATTCTCAAGCAGAATCGACACTTAAAGAGGCAAAGAAATTTACTGTCAAACTTACTGCCTATGTCTGATCATGTAATTGAACAGCCTTTTATGCTCAATCCAGGAAGTGCTGTTACATTTTAAGTGACTATCCTAGGCACTTTTAAGAACttaacacttttttctttctacaaatTTTCCACAGGAAGAACTGTCAAGAAAATTGTTCTAAAACCCAACAAGGCACAGCAACTCACAACTCATTTCTACTTCTTTCCTCATGATGGAAAATGTAGTCAGCCTTTAATTTGGACTGATAAAATTGTGTAGGCAATGCCCAATATCCCAGCATACAAACAGGAAGCTCAAATTAGTATTAGAAAGGATGATATTTCTAAATACCTCATATTATCCCAAAAACACTAGcaccttccttcctttcagtGGGTGCCAAATAATCATGGATTAAGTCAGCATTTTAATCATTTCAACTTAACAGCAAGAGTTCCCTAGCAAGTGATCTTAGCACTATCTGAAAATGGGGAGAGAAAGGGGTGTCAACAAAATTCACATGACTTGCcccaaaatgtaaatttaaaaccTGACTATTGGGATAGCTATCAACAACCTGAAATTTCTTACTCTAAAATATATTACCAAatcaatctgattttttttaatccaaggtTTTCTTTCTTCCGCACAGAGCACAGCATTTTTCTCTCGGAACATACTAGTAAGGGTATTCCTAATTAACTCATGTGGGTGGCTTTATACTCCCAGACCAAACGGTCTAGCTGGCTGCAAGGAAAAAGGTTTCATAGTTTAGGAACATATCACATGAAGTGTTAGTTGAAGATGTGTATGAAGACGATTTTTAATCACTGCCAATAGCAGAATGTTAAGGCAACATCAGAAAGCAGAGGTGTTTTAAAACACTAAGCCCTACTCCCCGCCTGGTAGAACCAAATAATAAGATGTTACTAAATCCCTTAAtacaaaaattttccaaaataatctGTTGAACTTGACTTTGCAATTTAATCTTTTATATATTGATGGCAGTGAGAGAGAACAAAGGGCTATAATTCCCTTGgcaataaaattcaacatctaatTTACTCACAAGgcttaaaataaggaaaaatataaaataagtttacTTGCTTGGCGACCATCCTTTCTAATGGTCTGTTTTTATACTGTATCCAGGCTACACCTGGTTATGGATGGCTAAGTTGGATACAGAAAACATCAAGTGTCCTCCCCATGTGGAAGAATTACAAACAAGACAATAAACTTCTCAATCAGTACATCAATAGTCAGGGTAAGCAAGAAAAGGACTTTACCAAGTGACTGACATTTACACTTTTTGACAGAACTGAAATACACTGAATTACAGAGCAAATTcactgaaacaaaaaagaaaattctgtccaTGTAAAGGCTATTTTATTTTACCCCCCAAAAAGTGTTTCAATTCTGATACTCTCACCACACAATGGGTTAAGAAAATAAAGCGCAGTGTTTAGCAACTGGGCATCCTAACTACCATAAGAGGCACTCTGTGCTCACcctccctggcaaccaccgagGTCAACAAGCCAGGAGCAGGGAGAGCCTCCTATTTTTCAACACAAGCAGCTGCTGTCTCCTTATTGAAGCCCCGGATGGAGAGATCATAGACCACCTCCTCTACTTTCTTCACGTCGTACTTCAAGCCGTCATAGCGCTTCCTGAGGGAGTCGTTTTTCAGGTTGAGAAGGCGGAAACCAGAATCCAGCTCATTGATAAAGGTGGAGATGTGGAGGGGCCGAGAGTAGTCTCCAGCAGTCACACTGTTGACGGACAGCCTTGACTgcacaaggaaagagaaacagggaCATATTACAACGTGGCTCCTCCTTACCCCGTCTTCCTCCAAATCACGACAGAAGAACCTCAGGCCTAGATAGCTTCACTCATGTTCTATCTCAGGGTACATGTAAGCACAAATAAAAGAGGAGCTTCTCTGAAAAAAAACTCAATGAAAATAAgacaattcttccaaataaaggTTTAACGTAACATCTAAAATTTCTCTAATTTCTGAAACTGGCTACTGTGCAATCAAGAGTGTTGAGTTATGCAAGTGTCAACATTACAGCTTATCTGCTAACATACAGAATTAAGAAATGACAGAGTAATCACAGCAGTTCTATCATCTCTTTGAATCTAGGCCAAATAATCTCATATCTAGAGCCCACCTACTGAACTGCAACTCCAGTCACCTAAAATAAACAAGACAAAGACACGGGATAAGATGATAAAAGGAAGTCAATGCAGTGTTGTCTTGAAGGATAGATAAGATTTATTTCAAGACCTAACTCAAGACTCCCCTTCTCCATAAAATCCTCCCCATTCTTCAAGACTTCCCTAAACTACCCCTTATTAATGCATTCCAAACAAATATGGTCTTAAAGACATCTCACACTTAACAATATTGATGAGGTGCTTCAAGTTTACTGGTCAGATGTCTCCAACAAGTCTGAGATAAGAGGTACAGCCTCCCAGTGGGCCCCAGTACCCATATTCCCCATCTTCCTCAGTAAGGACTCTTCAAATTTTCATTGCACACACACCTAACCTCATAGACTCTATCTCTGCCTCCCCTGCAGATGTGGCACTGGaatgttaaatagaagttgtGTGTACAACTTCAAAGAAATgtccttgggccgagcccgtggcgcactcggtagagtgctgcgctgggagcgcggtgacgctcccgccgtgggttcggatcctatataggaatgaccagtgcactcactggctgagtgccggtcacgaaaaaacgacaaaaaaaaaaaaaaaaaaagaaatgtccttAAAGTGAGGGGGTATGCCCTTTCCCTATTTCCTCTTACTACTGGCTGGAATGAAGAGGTGAATGACCAAAGCTAGACAACAGTTCTGAAACATAAACGAGAAGCTACAAGCTAGAAGGACCCATATCAGCCCTGGACTCCTTTCCTTTTGGAGGAAGGATAGGCAAATATTCCCTTAAAGAgagagatagtaaatattttcacctCTGCAGGCTGTACAGTCTCTTtcacaactactcagctctgaTACTGacagcttttttcttcttcagagctGTTTTTATAGGACAATTTCCCAAGAGAGAGATTACAGGAACAAAGGATAAGGATTACTTATACAGTTATATAGGTGAATTGTTCTCCAAAACAATTATATAAACTAGCACAGTTACCAGGAATATGTCTTGCCACTACTCTAAAAGGGAAAGGtattatcatcttttaaaaacccacacatttgTAAGTATGCACAGCAACCTCACTGTCCAGTTAAGTCATTTCTTTGAtgcctagcaaactaacacataCAGTGCACATTCAATAACTACCTGGTGACTGATAAATGGCTTAGAAAAGAATTAAGACTTCCTGATTTTCAGtactcattttaaaaactgacagtGAAGCAGGAAGATCAGAAAAGCAATAAGCAAATTACTGAGCTTCTTACCAGTTCACTAGCAAGAATTAGAACTCCTGAGAGATAATCTTCTACATCCAGATGAAATCCTTTCTCCCGATCTGGCTCAActaaaaaacatcaaaataaagataaaatcatgATGAGAATGCAATTTAAGCctaagaatataaatatatatatatacaatttctcTCAAAGTAAGTGAAGaaaggatgaattttttttttttttttaaagatgactggtaaggggatcttaactcttgacttcgtgttgtcagcaccacgctctcccaagtgagccaaccagccattcctatatagggatccaaacccatggccttggtgttattagcatcacactctcccaagtgagccacaggctggcccaaggatgaatattttaaaaactggccTCTTAAAGTGTTCATTCCCTTAGCAATTAGGCCTCACTGTGGATTTTTCAAGCTCTTAAGCAAAATTCAATTTTTCCTTCCACTCTTCTCTCAAAAAATAATACCACCAAGAATGGTACCTAGTTATATCAGAGAATATTCTCGTTAGAAGACACCGGCTAAGGAATTTAAGGGAGAAGTCATGATATCTGCAACTGATTTTCAGTGAttcacacagacatacacacatacacacatacacacaaacacacacacacagtgagggGAATAATGAGATGCGGCAAAATGTAAACAAGTGGTGAATCTAAGTGGGGTGTAAACAGATGTTCACTGTActaatctttcaacttttctataggcttgaaatttttaaaaattaaaatttaaaaaccttacagcaagggtcagcaaactttttctttaaataataaaaaaagggccggcccgtggctcacttgggagagggtggtgccgataacaccaaggccgcgggttcggatccctatatacggatggccagttggctcacttgggagagcgtggtgctgacaacaccaagtcaaaggttaagatccccttaccggtcatctttaaaaaaataaataaacaaacaaacaaacaaataaataaataaatgctaaaaagaaaCACTCAAATCCAAATAAGTAAGCCACTGcatatttccagtttttttgtttcCGAGTAACTGATTTTccatttagttttcatttgttttaataaatagaaagtaCAAGCAACAGTCCCTCCCACCAAAAATTAAGCTACCATGCCTGATTCCATGGATTCCGCTAATGAAGACACTTACTGCCAAGAATTTCTGTAACTGCTTCTCGAGTCACTAGTGTTTCTGTTTCCAAATACACAACGAAAGCTGCCAAGAAGACCAAGCGCTGCAACACAAACCTCCAGTGCTCATGAAATCTGCAAAAAAGTAAGCACATTTAGGTTGCGAGGTTAGGGACCTTCAGAAAGGTTTAGCACAGTCATGTTCAAACAgtttagaaataaaatcttatGTGAAACCCAACATATAAAACATGTAAGAGCAATatgatattcaaatatatttagatGGGTGGCATATAAATTTTACAAGTTCTAATTTATATATAAGATTTACTTATCGTAAAGTTAACCAATGAGAAGCATAACCCAATTTTGATGAGTACAAAAATTTACAACTGAAGATTATGGATGACAATGGCAACTGGACATTAGAACTTTAATCAGTAAGAACAATGACACctctatgagaaaaagaaaaatttgcaaCTGAAGACTGATGACAACTGCAGTATCAGCCTCAATATCTAACTTATTGCTACATTTTGATTTGAATGTAGGGCATCAAACAAATCCTGATTCACAAAATTACCATTTACAATCACTAAACAGATGGACTTAAAACCTCAGGGTACAGAGCTAGAAGCCTGAAAAATGAATAGGAAATTTTTACAACCCCTAGATATTTTATGCTATGCCTCCTGATTTTCAGAtgtgaaaataaattcaaaaaaatctcTCAACAGAATATAGGTCAAACAAAAC contains the following coding sequences:
- the TSN gene encoding translin isoform X1; translated protein: MSVSEIFVELQGFLAAEQDIREEIRKVVQSLEQTAREILTLLQGVHQGAGFQDIPKRCLKAREHFGTVKTHLTSLKTKFPAEQYYRFHEHWRFVLQRLVFLAAFVVYLETETLVTREAVTEILGIEPDREKGFHLDVEDYLSGVLILASELSRLSVNSVTAGDYSRPLHISTFINELDSGFRLLNLKNDSLRKRYDGLKYDVKKVEEVVYDLSIRGFNKETAAACVEK